The Aminivibrio pyruvatiphilus DNA segment CTTCTGAGGACCAGACCTCTCCGGCCCGGGGGGCCAGGCCGGAGGGAGCGAAGGTATCGAACCAGGCCTTGAATTCCTCTCCCTTCTCCCGGGCGTACTTTCTGTAGGCGAGTTCCCAGTGGTGGGCCGTGGTGACCGAGACGGCGTGGCCGTTCCGGGCGAGGAACACGGCTGGGGCGAGATTTTCGGCCAGGGAGAGCTTTCCCGCCGTCTTCGTCAGTTCAGCCCATGCGGCGGGGGCGCCGGGAACCGTGGCGGGCGTCCAGCCGTAGGGGGGCAGGTGCCCGTCCGACGAGGGGGCGGTCCATCCCTTCGCGTCGGCCACGTCCAGAGAAAGGGCCCGGGGGATGGGCCCGCTGGAGTTGAATCCCCTGAGTTTTCCGTCCTTCCAGAGGATGGCGAAGGCGTCGCTGCCGATGCCGTTGGCCGTAGGCTCCACCACCGTCAGGGCCGCCGCGGTGGCCACGATGGCGTCCACGGCGTTGCCGCCCTTCTTCAGCACATCGAGTCCCGCCTGGGCCGCCAGGGGGTGGGACGCGCAGACCATTCCCCGGGAGGCGTACATCATGTTCCGCCTCGAGGGATAGGGGTAATAATGGGGATCGTATTTCACCATGACTGTGTCCTCCTTCTCATTTCACCTTGTGGCAGGCCACGAAATGGCCGCCGCCCCTGTCCGTCAGGGGAGGTTCCTCCCTGGAACAGATGTCCATCTTCCAGGGGCAGCGGGTATGGAACCTGCACCCGGACGGGGGGTTGATGGGGCTGGGAACCCCTCCGCTGAGGATGAACCGCTCACGCTTCCGGTTGAGCTTCGGAATGGGCACCGCCGCGAGCAGGGCCTGGGAATAGGGATGGAGTGTGTTGCTGAAAAGTTCCAGCGAAGGCGACGATTCCACGATCTTCCCGAGGTACATGACCGCGATGCGGTTGCTGATGTGCTTCACCACCGACAGGTCGTGGGAGACGAAGAGATAGGTGAGCTTCATGGTCTCCTGGAGCTCCTTCAGCAGGTTGAGTATCTGGGCCTGGATAGACACGTCGAGGGCCGAGACGGGCTCGTCGCAGACGATGAAACTGGGCGACAGGGAGAGCGCCCGGGCGATGCCCACCCTCTGGCGCCTGCCGCCGTCGAGCTCGTGGGGGTACTTGTAGAAGAGGCGGGGGCTCAGGCCGACTTTTTCCATGAGAGCGTCCACCATTTCCTCCCGCTCACGCTTCGACCCCATGCCGAAAATCTCCAGGGGCTTGCCGATGGTCTCCCCGATGCTCTTTCTCGGGTCGAGGGAGGAGAAGGGGTCCTGGAAGATGATCTGCATTTCCTTCCGCATGTCGTGGAGGGTCTTTTTGTCCGCCGAGGCGATGTCCCGGCCGCGGTAGAGGATCCGGCCGGACGTGGCCTCGATGAGCCGGATGAGGAGCCGGCCCGTGGTGGACTTGCCGCAGCCCGACTCGCCCACGAGGCCGAGGGTCTCCCCTTCCCTGATGGCGAAGGACACGTCGTCCACGGCGTGGACGTTTCCCGCCGCCACGGGGAAGTACTTGACCAGGTTTTCGACCTTGATGAGATCAGGCATGAGCGGCACCCCCCTTCCCGTAGAGATGGCACATCACCCTGTGCCCGCCGTCGTCCAGCACGCCGGGAACGACGGTCCGGCAGACGTCCATGCACTGGGGGCACCG contains these protein-coding regions:
- a CDS encoding ABC transporter ATP-binding protein, whose product is MPDLIKVENLVKYFPVAAGNVHAVDDVSFAIREGETLGLVGESGCGKSTTGRLLIRLIEATSGRILYRGRDIASADKKTLHDMRKEMQIIFQDPFSSLDPRKSIGETIGKPLEIFGMGSKREREEMVDALMEKVGLSPRLFYKYPHELDGGRRQRVGIARALSLSPSFIVCDEPVSALDVSIQAQILNLLKELQETMKLTYLFVSHDLSVVKHISNRIAVMYLGKIVESSPSLELFSNTLHPYSQALLAAVPIPKLNRKRERFILSGGVPSPINPPSGCRFHTRCPWKMDICSREEPPLTDRGGGHFVACHKVK